A single Phaenicophaeus curvirostris isolate KB17595 chromosome 26, BPBGC_Pcur_1.0, whole genome shotgun sequence DNA region contains:
- the LIMD2 gene encoding LIM domain-containing protein 2 — MFQATGPASPPPTHEAKNSSGGSTVQRSKSFSLKAQVKEMCTACQKTVYPMERLVADKFVFHNACFCCKHCHTKLSLGSYAALHGEFYCKPHFQQLFKSKGNYDEGFGRKQHKELWVHKEVESGTKTA, encoded by the exons ATGTTCCAGGCCACGGGACCTGCCAGCCCACCCCCAACTCAT GAGGCAAAGAACAGCTCAGGAGGCAGCACGGTGCAGCGCTCCAAG TCCTTCAGCCTGAAGGCACAAGTGAAGGAGATGTGTACTGCCTGCCAGAAAACTGTCTATCCCATGGAGCGGCTGGTGGCAGATAAATTTGTCTTTCACAACGCCTGCTTCTGCTGCAAACACTGCCACACCAAGCTGag cctggGCAGCTACGCAGCGCTCCACGGGGAATTCTACTGCAAGCCCCACTTCCAGCAGCTCTTCAAGAGTAAAGGCAACTACGACGAGGGCTTCGGGCGCAAGCAGCacaaggagctgtgggtgcacAAGGAAGTGGAGAGTGGGACCAAGACGGCGTGA